The proteins below are encoded in one region of Solidesulfovibrio fructosivorans JJ]:
- a CDS encoding DUF1320 domain-containing protein: MYASLDDMTAAFGTDELLAITDRDNTGAVDAALAENALARAASEADSYLARRYAVPVADPVPPVLTAAVCDIARYRLTGGLASETDTILERYRQALEWLTRVAEDKADLPGQSPSTGQAVAEDKA; encoded by the coding sequence ATGTACGCCAGTCTGGACGACATGACGGCCGCCTTCGGCACGGACGAGCTGCTGGCCATCACCGACCGGGACAATACCGGCGCGGTGGACGCGGCGCTTGCCGAGAACGCCCTGGCCCGCGCCGCTTCCGAGGCGGACAGCTACCTGGCCCGGCGCTACGCCGTGCCCGTGGCCGATCCCGTGCCGCCGGTCTTGACGGCGGCCGTGTGCGACATCGCCCGCTATCGCCTGACCGGGGGCCTGGCCAGCGAGACGGACACGATCCTGGAGCGCTACCGGCAGGCCCTCGAGTGGCTGACGCGGGTGGCTGAAGACAAGGCCGATTTGCCCGGCCAGTCCCCGTCCACCGGGCAGGCGGTCGCGGAGGACAAGGCGTGA
- a CDS encoding helix-turn-helix domain-containing protein, whose product MREGRKVRAWMVERDISVSDVARRAGIARSIVSETVHGRRNNRKALRALLAVGCPGRLLALPEDMKGQEAA is encoded by the coding sequence ATGCGTGAAGGCAGGAAAGTCCGGGCCTGGATGGTGGAAAGGGACATTTCGGTATCCGACGTCGCCCGCCGGGCCGGCATTGCCCGCTCCATCGTTTCGGAGACCGTACACGGCAGACGCAACAACAGAAAGGCGCTTCGGGCGCTGCTTGCCGTGGGGTGTCCGGGACGGTTGTTGGCGTTGCCGGAAGACATGAAGGGACAGGAAGCGGCGTAA
- a CDS encoding Mu transposase C-terminal domain-containing protein, producing MMQDTVTAKEIARALGKSGRAVQLRAGKESWSFEQSACRGGKRRLYHLRSLPEDVRQAFAAAMLAGSPGPVTPPTVSTVSVPATAAPATMPSPLSKLTRHQRETALARLAFVREIEHATPLVGKEKAIRNLLAAATDKTLVPRLAKLIQVANDRMAAGRGLSRRRLYDWCSKFAEGGEAALAPRHQGQDMGVPDWAPAFLAIWQRPQKPTVADAYKQFADAWEGMPPSIFAVRRFLAKMADPDREAGRDTGNALLKRRPHKRRSTAELWPTDVYTADGTTFDAEIQHPIHGQPFKAEVTFVLDVATRRCVGMSIGEAESAGTVLDALRMACLFGGIPALFYTDNGPGYVNNIMLTPGSGMLDRLGIEAVRAIPGRPQGKGLMERAVKTLCDPLSKRLPSCSHADMDGDAAHKIFKITRADLKKRAASRLLPTWEAFKAALLARVEEYNATPHRGLPRIEDQTSGRRRHLSPNEAWQRFVERGFEPFRVPEAVRDELFMPGIPRKVRNGEVRLFNNTYFSEALADFHGDFVDVRYDIWDASKVYCWTTRGEMICTARLDGNSIDYFPKNQVEAARERRAKGQVARLAGKIARIAPGATVKLPEAPQDITLVADAVTPPAPELPDPPAPEPRDVVPADSGKRPLFLSEQDRYTWLMRHRDGWTEGDQAWMDAYVRSPAYADLHDFYRYEGIAWDGGNVPHRAQTK from the coding sequence ATGATGCAAGATACGGTCACGGCAAAAGAGATCGCGCGGGCGCTTGGCAAATCCGGACGCGCGGTCCAGCTCAGAGCGGGCAAGGAGTCCTGGTCCTTTGAACAATCCGCCTGCCGTGGCGGCAAGCGCCGCCTTTATCACCTGCGCTCGTTGCCCGAGGACGTGCGGCAGGCGTTTGCCGCCGCCATGCTGGCCGGCAGTCCCGGACCGGTCACCCCGCCCACCGTTTCCACCGTCTCTGTGCCCGCGACGGCGGCTCCGGCCACCATGCCGTCGCCCCTTTCCAAGCTGACCAGGCACCAGCGCGAGACCGCCCTGGCCCGGCTGGCCTTTGTGCGCGAGATCGAACACGCCACACCGCTCGTCGGCAAGGAGAAGGCCATCCGCAACCTGCTTGCGGCGGCCACGGACAAGACCTTGGTTCCCCGGCTGGCGAAACTGATTCAGGTGGCCAACGACCGCATGGCCGCCGGACGCGGCCTGTCCCGACGCCGCCTTTACGACTGGTGCTCGAAGTTCGCCGAAGGCGGCGAAGCGGCGCTGGCTCCTCGCCACCAGGGCCAGGACATGGGTGTGCCCGATTGGGCTCCGGCCTTCCTGGCCATCTGGCAGCGACCGCAAAAGCCCACTGTGGCCGATGCCTACAAGCAGTTCGCGGATGCCTGGGAAGGCATGCCACCCTCCATTTTCGCCGTGCGCCGGTTTCTGGCCAAGATGGCCGATCCCGACCGCGAGGCCGGCCGCGACACGGGCAACGCGCTGCTCAAGCGCCGCCCCCACAAGCGCCGCAGCACGGCCGAACTGTGGCCCACCGACGTCTACACCGCCGACGGCACCACCTTTGACGCCGAAATCCAGCACCCGATCCATGGCCAACCCTTCAAGGCCGAGGTGACCTTTGTGCTCGACGTGGCCACGCGTCGTTGCGTGGGCATGTCCATCGGCGAGGCCGAAAGCGCCGGCACGGTGCTGGACGCCTTGCGCATGGCCTGCCTGTTCGGCGGCATCCCGGCGCTTTTCTACACCGACAACGGCCCGGGCTACGTCAACAACATCATGCTCACCCCGGGTTCGGGCATGCTCGACCGCCTGGGCATCGAGGCGGTCCGCGCCATTCCCGGCCGTCCCCAGGGCAAGGGGCTCATGGAGCGCGCGGTCAAGACCCTTTGCGACCCGCTGTCCAAGCGCCTGCCGTCCTGCTCCCATGCCGATATGGACGGCGACGCCGCCCACAAAATTTTCAAGATCACCCGGGCGGACCTGAAAAAGCGCGCCGCCTCCCGGCTGCTCCCCACCTGGGAGGCGTTCAAGGCGGCGCTTCTCGCCCGTGTGGAAGAATACAACGCCACGCCGCATCGCGGCCTGCCCCGGATCGAGGACCAGACCAGCGGCCGGCGGCGGCACCTCTCGCCCAATGAAGCCTGGCAACGTTTCGTTGAACGCGGCTTCGAGCCTTTCCGGGTTCCCGAGGCCGTCCGCGACGAGCTTTTTATGCCGGGCATCCCCCGCAAGGTGCGAAACGGCGAGGTGCGGCTTTTCAACAACACCTATTTTTCCGAAGCGTTGGCCGACTTTCACGGCGATTTCGTGGACGTGCGCTACGACATTTGGGACGCGTCCAAGGTCTACTGCTGGACCACCCGGGGCGAGATGATTTGCACGGCCCGGCTCGACGGCAACAGCATCGACTATTTCCCGAAAAACCAGGTGGAGGCCGCCCGCGAGCGGCGCGCCAAGGGGCAGGTGGCCCGGCTCGCCGGCAAGATCGCCCGGATCGCGCCCGGGGCCACGGTGAAGCTCCCCGAAGCGCCGCAGGACATCACGCTTGTGGCCGACGCGGTCACGCCGCCAGCGCCCGAGTTGCCCGACCCGCCGGCTCCCGAGCCCCGGGACGTCGTCCCGGCGGACTCCGGGAAGCGGCCCCTCTTTTTGTCCGAGCAGGACCGCTACACCTGGCTCATGCGCCACCGCGACGGCTGGACCGAAGGCGACCAGGCCTGGATGGACGCCTATGTCCGGTCGCCGGCCTACGCCGACCTCCACGATTTCTACCGCTACGAAGGCATCGCCTGGGACGGCGGCAACGTCCCGCACCGGGCGCAAACCAAATAG
- the ptsP gene encoding phosphoenolpyruvate--protein phosphotransferase codes for MIGIVIVSHSKKLAEGVLELASQMTQGAVPMEAVGGIDDPDNPIGTDAMQVLAAIESVAGRADAGVLVLMDLGSALLSAETALDFLSEEVRAKIRLCAAPLVEGTVAAAVQAAAGTSLKEAGDEAAAALQAKIAQLAPLTGEASAPDAPVAQAAAQGETLTLELAIENALGLHARPAANLVTTAGKFASVIEVHKGGETASAKSINQIALLGVRHGDTITITASGPDAKEAVEALRALHADHFGEREADVAQNAPEPVKSAQADGEGQFSGAPASAGYAVGPALTHLADLPEVTRRQVADAKGEIARLDAAITTALDELDVLRRETEKTAGKANAAIFEVHGLILGDRDLREKAVARVTSENVDAAYAWSEVIHAVADDYHRLDDGYMRARGDDVLDCGRRVLRILSGEGARTIRLDTPSIVMAHDLAPSDVAGLDAAMVLGIVTETGGATSHAAILARALGIPAVIGVGDVIGGVADGQVVALDGVAGTVWTAPEPSVRETVAAKRTAWLAAREAAKARGAAPAKTRDGTVIAVLGNIGGPADAARVLEYGAEGVGLFRTEFLFQDREQAPDEDEQYEAYLAAARAMDGRPVIIRTLDVGGDKPLRYLDVPQEANPFLGERGIRFCLARPELLRTQLRALLRAAGSADIRIMYPMVSDAAELASVLRFQEDVRRELADAGRAMPSRVQTGIMVEVPAAAAIAGRLAGLCDFFSIGTNDLTQYVMAADRGNAAVSKLCDSYHPAVLRMIALTCEAGKAAGIETGVCGELAGDRLAAPLLLGLGVTELSMSGPAIPDVKETIRSVDMEACRALAAKALAAQSAQAVRELLHVHA; via the coding sequence GTGATCGGCATCGTCATTGTTTCCCACAGCAAAAAGCTCGCCGAGGGCGTGCTCGAACTGGCCTCGCAAATGACCCAAGGAGCCGTGCCCATGGAGGCTGTGGGCGGCATCGACGACCCCGACAATCCCATCGGCACCGACGCCATGCAGGTGTTGGCGGCCATCGAAAGCGTCGCCGGCCGGGCGGACGCCGGCGTGCTGGTGCTCATGGACCTCGGCAGCGCCCTTTTGAGCGCCGAAACGGCCCTCGATTTCCTGTCCGAGGAAGTCCGGGCAAAGATCCGCCTTTGCGCCGCTCCCCTTGTGGAAGGAACCGTGGCGGCGGCGGTGCAGGCGGCGGCTGGAACCTCGCTCAAGGAGGCCGGCGACGAGGCCGCCGCCGCGCTCCAGGCGAAAATCGCCCAGCTCGCGCCCCTGACCGGCGAAGCCTCGGCCCCCGATGCCCCGGTCGCCCAGGCGGCAGCCCAGGGAGAGACGCTCACTCTGGAACTTGCCATCGAAAATGCCCTGGGGCTCCACGCCCGGCCGGCGGCCAACCTCGTGACCACGGCCGGGAAATTCGCCTCCGTCATCGAGGTGCATAAGGGCGGGGAGACCGCTTCCGCCAAGAGCATCAACCAGATCGCCCTGCTCGGCGTGCGCCACGGCGACACCATCACCATCACCGCTTCCGGGCCGGACGCCAAAGAGGCGGTGGAAGCCCTGCGCGCGCTGCACGCGGACCATTTCGGGGAACGGGAGGCGGACGTCGCGCAAAACGCGCCGGAGCCGGTCAAATCCGCTCAGGCCGACGGAGAGGGCCAGTTTTCCGGCGCGCCCGCCTCGGCCGGCTATGCCGTGGGACCGGCCCTGACGCACCTGGCCGACCTGCCGGAAGTGACGCGCCGGCAGGTGGCCGACGCCAAGGGCGAAATCGCCAGGCTCGATGCGGCCATCACCACGGCCCTGGACGAGCTCGACGTCCTGCGCCGGGAAACGGAAAAGACCGCCGGCAAGGCCAATGCCGCCATTTTCGAAGTGCACGGCCTGATTCTCGGCGACAGGGACCTGCGGGAAAAAGCCGTGGCGCGCGTCACCTCGGAAAACGTCGACGCCGCCTATGCCTGGTCCGAGGTGATCCATGCCGTGGCGGACGACTATCACCGCCTCGACGACGGGTACATGCGGGCCAGGGGCGACGACGTCCTGGACTGCGGCCGCCGCGTGTTGCGCATCCTCTCCGGCGAGGGCGCGCGCACCATTCGCCTGGACACGCCGTCCATCGTCATGGCCCATGATCTCGCGCCCTCCGACGTGGCCGGACTCGATGCGGCCATGGTGCTCGGCATCGTGACCGAAACCGGCGGCGCGACCTCCCATGCCGCCATCCTGGCCCGAGCGCTGGGCATCCCGGCGGTCATCGGCGTGGGTGATGTCATCGGCGGGGTCGCCGACGGTCAGGTCGTCGCCCTGGACGGCGTGGCCGGAACGGTCTGGACCGCGCCGGAACCGTCCGTGCGGGAGACGGTGGCGGCCAAGCGCACGGCCTGGCTCGCCGCGCGCGAAGCGGCCAAGGCCCGTGGCGCCGCTCCAGCCAAGACCCGCGACGGGACCGTGATCGCGGTCCTCGGCAACATCGGCGGTCCGGCCGATGCCGCGCGCGTTCTGGAATACGGCGCCGAGGGCGTGGGGCTTTTCCGCACCGAATTTCTTTTCCAGGACCGCGAGCAAGCCCCGGACGAGGACGAGCAGTACGAGGCCTATCTCGCGGCGGCCAGGGCCATGGACGGCCGGCCCGTCATCATCCGCACCCTGGATGTCGGCGGGGACAAGCCGCTTCGCTATCTCGACGTTCCCCAGGAGGCGAACCCCTTTCTCGGCGAACGGGGCATCCGCTTTTGCCTGGCCCGGCCCGAACTGCTGCGCACCCAGCTGCGCGCCCTGCTTCGGGCGGCGGGGAGCGCCGACATCCGCATCATGTACCCCATGGTGTCCGACGCGGCCGAGCTTGCCTCGGTGCTGCGCTTCCAGGAGGACGTGCGCCGGGAACTCGCGGACGCGGGCCGGGCGATGCCTTCCCGGGTGCAGACCGGCATCATGGTCGAAGTGCCGGCCGCCGCGGCCATCGCCGGCAGGCTCGCCGGGCTGTGCGATTTTTTCAGCATCGGCACCAATGACCTGACCCAGTACGTCATGGCCGCCGACCGGGGCAATGCGGCGGTTTCCAAGCTCTGCGACAGTTACCATCCGGCCGTGTTGCGCATGATCGCCCTGACCTGCGAGGCGGGCAAGGCCGCCGGGATCGAAACGGGCGTGTGCGGGGAGCTTGCCGGCGACAGACTGGCCGCGCCGCTCCTGCTCGGCCTGGGAGTGACGGAGCTCAGCATGAGCGGGCCGGCCATCCCGGACGTCAAGGAAACCATCCGGTCCGTGGACATGGAGGCCTGCCGCGCTTTGGCGGCCAAGGCGCTCGCGGCGCAGAGCGCGCAAGCGGTGCGCGAACTCCTGCACGTTCACGCCTAA
- a CDS encoding Mor transcription activator family protein has protein sequence MSEQQNLPASVQELVDLIGLPKAVLLVRSLGGTTFPVPKRQTKLGEQRYNMLADVVGEDAADTLVAHFGGGELYVPRCAAALQAVRDAEINAYFVAETNKGRSSAEVVFHLARRYKLSDRRIWLILKTVPVKPEDQFRLV, from the coding sequence ATGAGCGAGCAGCAGAACCTGCCGGCGTCCGTGCAGGAGCTGGTGGACCTGATCGGCCTGCCAAAGGCAGTGCTCCTGGTGCGGTCCTTGGGCGGCACCACCTTCCCCGTGCCCAAACGGCAAACCAAGCTGGGCGAGCAACGCTACAACATGCTGGCCGACGTGGTAGGCGAGGATGCGGCGGACACGCTGGTGGCGCATTTCGGCGGCGGCGAACTGTACGTGCCCCGGTGCGCGGCGGCCTTGCAGGCGGTCCGGGATGCGGAGATCAACGCGTATTTCGTGGCCGAGACCAACAAGGGGCGGTCGTCGGCCGAGGTTGTTTTTCACTTAGCGCGGCGGTATAAACTTTCAGATAGGCGTATCTGGCTCATTCTCAAGACCGTTCCGGTAAAGCCAGAGGACCAATTCCGGTTAGTTTAA
- a CDS encoding AAA family ATPase: protein MRKQFVKTENYSRFTAGIAAVEQRGAAEAGMMLVHGAPGLGKSHIVGHWAAETGAVFLRANVDWTPKYFLVELAKAIKVDPSGTAQQLFGRLLERVVEAQLPIVIDEAEFTLHNKAVALEKIRDLSDRAEVTVVLIGMDRIQQQIGKYKQIHGRIAQVVEFQPASLVDVAHACEQLSEVRMAPALMAEVHRISGGRMREALNVIAAVERLARLNGLKTVDVADLEGAPLAFDWQSRTPKMVRIGVAGPNRTACAAGGR, encoded by the coding sequence ATGCGCAAGCAGTTTGTCAAAACGGAGAACTATTCGCGCTTCACGGCCGGCATCGCCGCCGTGGAGCAGCGCGGCGCGGCCGAGGCCGGCATGATGCTGGTGCACGGCGCGCCGGGGCTCGGCAAGTCCCATATCGTCGGACATTGGGCGGCCGAGACCGGGGCCGTGTTCTTGCGGGCCAATGTGGATTGGACGCCCAAGTATTTCCTGGTGGAGCTGGCCAAGGCCATCAAGGTGGACCCTTCGGGCACGGCGCAACAGCTTTTCGGCCGCCTGCTGGAGCGGGTGGTGGAGGCCCAGCTGCCCATCGTCATCGACGAAGCCGAGTTCACGCTCCACAACAAGGCCGTGGCCCTGGAGAAAATCCGGGACCTGTCCGACCGGGCCGAGGTGACGGTGGTGCTGATCGGCATGGACCGCATCCAGCAGCAAATCGGCAAATACAAGCAGATTCACGGCCGCATCGCCCAGGTGGTGGAGTTTCAGCCCGCCAGCCTCGTCGACGTGGCCCATGCCTGCGAGCAGCTTTCCGAAGTGCGCATGGCCCCGGCGCTCATGGCCGAGGTGCACCGCATCTCCGGCGGCCGCATGCGCGAGGCCTTAAACGTCATCGCGGCCGTGGAGCGCCTGGCCAGACTCAACGGCCTGAAAACGGTGGACGTGGCCGACCTGGAAGGCGCGCCGCTGGCTTTCGACTGGCAAAGCCGCACGCCCAAGATGGTCCGCATCGGCGTCGCCGGTCCGAACCGCACCGCCTGCGCCGCCGGAGGCCGTTAG
- a CDS encoding gp16 family protein has translation MRPESRKSLLAKIHIAKKDLGLDDASYRAVLERLTEHESAGDCTVPQLVRVVAYLRTLGWQEPAKKPSRRKPAVPGAAGYIDKMEALLAEAKRPWSYAGGIAKRMFGVEKLEWLTPEQARGVLAALSRDAARHGRPA, from the coding sequence ATGCGTCCCGAATCCCGTAAAAGCCTGCTGGCCAAAATCCATATCGCCAAGAAAGATCTTGGTTTGGATGACGCCAGCTACCGCGCTGTCCTGGAGCGGCTGACCGAACACGAAAGCGCCGGCGATTGCACCGTGCCGCAGTTGGTGCGGGTGGTCGCCTACCTGCGGACCCTCGGCTGGCAGGAGCCGGCCAAGAAGCCCTCGCGCCGCAAGCCGGCGGTCCCCGGTGCGGCCGGATATATCGACAAGATGGAGGCCTTGCTGGCCGAAGCCAAGCGGCCCTGGAGCTATGCCGGGGGCATCGCCAAGCGCATGTTCGGCGTGGAAAAGCTGGAATGGCTCACACCCGAGCAGGCGCGCGGCGTGCTGGCGGCGCTTTCGCGCGACGCAGCGCGCCATGGGAGGCCGGCATGA
- a CDS encoding transglycosylase SLT domain-containing protein: MRRFLADMLGRIPDAWLARAEAASGFVCKHFFTGFLWGAGFAAGALAVLLFTLVAARAESIPANALRHRAELTRCGRYAFGLAAPVATLAAQVHQESRWRENAVSPVGARGLAQFMPSTSKWIAGLVPGLAANDPFNPGWALRALATYDKWLWDRVTAQDGCQRMAMALSGYNGGLGWVRRDKALAGRNGVDPLIWFDHVERFNAGRAAAAWKENRGYPRRILGTLEPLYIRAGWGQGVCHVTAAQ; this comes from the coding sequence GTGCGCCGGTTCCTGGCCGACATGCTCGGCCGCATCCCCGACGCCTGGCTCGCCCGGGCGGAAGCGGCCTCGGGCTTTGTCTGCAAGCACTTCTTCACAGGGTTCCTGTGGGGCGCGGGCTTCGCCGCCGGGGCGTTGGCCGTGCTCCTTTTCACCCTTGTGGCGGCCCGGGCCGAGTCCATCCCGGCCAATGCCTTGCGCCACCGGGCCGAGCTGACCCGGTGCGGCCGCTACGCCTTCGGCCTTGCCGCGCCCGTCGCGACGCTCGCCGCGCAGGTGCACCAGGAAAGCCGCTGGCGGGAAAATGCCGTCTCCCCGGTGGGCGCGCGCGGCCTGGCCCAGTTCATGCCGTCCACGTCCAAGTGGATCGCCGGGCTTGTGCCCGGGCTGGCCGCCAACGATCCCTTCAACCCGGGCTGGGCGCTTCGCGCCCTGGCAACCTACGACAAGTGGCTGTGGGACCGGGTGACGGCCCAGGACGGCTGCCAGCGCATGGCCATGGCCCTTTCCGGCTACAACGGCGGCCTGGGCTGGGTGCGGCGCGACAAGGCGCTTGCCGGGCGAAACGGCGTGGACCCGTTAATCTGGTTCGACCACGTCGAGCGTTTTAACGCCGGCCGCGCAGCCGCCGCCTGGAAAGAAAACCGGGGCTATCCCCGCCGCATCCTGGGGACGCTCGAACCACTCTATATCCGGGCCGGCTGGGGCCAGGGGGTGTGCCATGTCACTGCTGCTCAATAA
- a CDS encoding LexA family transcriptional regulator: MPVESAKTFDTIFMRLLAATESRSESDFARCIGITPQSVNGARKRGKVPPDWVQSVAEKTGVSSDWLFFGRGPMRWGGECEASPQLAMEPNRAGGLRAGDQIEQVVAEDDLQWMAPDAAPSMGYALVPKVMARLAAGTGSLETEGKVIGYYAFKLDFLQRKGHPKKMVLMDVAGDSMEPMLFDGDTVLIDESQREIIAGAIFAVGIEQEVFVKSLLRVPGKLVLQSRNERYAPIEVDMNGDLAGTVRIIGRVVWSCREYVR; this comes from the coding sequence ATGCCCGTGGAAAGTGCGAAGACCTTTGACACAATTTTCATGCGACTTCTGGCCGCGACGGAATCCAGGAGTGAGTCTGATTTTGCCAGGTGTATTGGCATTACGCCGCAGTCTGTTAACGGCGCGCGCAAAAGAGGGAAGGTTCCGCCCGATTGGGTTCAGTCTGTAGCTGAAAAGACTGGCGTTTCAAGCGATTGGTTGTTTTTTGGACGTGGTCCCATGCGCTGGGGCGGCGAATGCGAAGCCTCGCCTCAACTCGCAATGGAGCCAAACCGGGCGGGGGGACTGCGAGCGGGGGACCAGATTGAGCAGGTGGTTGCGGAGGATGATCTGCAGTGGATGGCCCCGGATGCCGCGCCGAGCATGGGATATGCCCTTGTTCCCAAGGTGATGGCGCGATTGGCGGCCGGGACGGGAAGTCTGGAAACGGAAGGAAAAGTAATCGGCTACTACGCGTTCAAGTTGGATTTCTTGCAGCGGAAGGGACATCCAAAGAAGATGGTGCTTATGGATGTCGCCGGCGACAGCATGGAGCCGATGCTTTTTGATGGCGACACGGTTTTAATAGATGAAAGTCAGCGCGAGATAATAGCTGGTGCGATATTTGCGGTCGGCATAGAGCAGGAAGTTTTTGTGAAGTCCCTGCTTCGTGTGCCTGGGAAGCTTGTTTTGCAAAGCCGTAACGAACGCTACGCGCCCATAGAAGTGGATATGAACGGCGACTTGGCCGGCACGGTGCGCATTATCGGGCGCGTTGTCTGGAGCTGCCGCGAGTACGTGCGCTAG
- a CDS encoding winged helix-turn-helix domain-containing protein, translating into MAWSGLAILNALADGPKLTRQIAARLGKTREAARLCLESLRRKGLILSAEGMHQITDKGRQFLAEDREITSGPCGNAAPSRRALSLRQKAWRAMSIRDGFSLDDLLTMLCDGSEKEPERNLTRYLAALETAGYLLPLARRGEGGVKRWRLRRDRISGPEAPAFNTQTRRLTDCNTGQVFELGRIALEAGHVR; encoded by the coding sequence ATGGCCTGGTCAGGGCTGGCGATCCTTAACGCCCTGGCGGACGGCCCCAAGCTGACGCGGCAGATCGCGGCCCGCCTGGGAAAGACCCGCGAGGCCGCCCGGCTTTGCCTGGAAAGTCTGCGGCGCAAAGGGCTCATCCTATCGGCCGAAGGCATGCACCAGATCACGGACAAGGGCCGGCAATTTCTGGCCGAGGATCGGGAGATTACTTCCGGTCCCTGCGGTAATGCTGCCCCGAGCCGACGCGCGTTATCCCTGCGCCAAAAGGCCTGGCGCGCCATGAGCATACGCGACGGCTTCAGCCTCGACGACCTGCTCACCATGCTGTGCGACGGCAGCGAGAAGGAGCCGGAGCGCAACCTGACGCGCTACCTCGCAGCGCTGGAGACGGCCGGCTATCTGCTGCCGCTTGCCCGTCGCGGCGAAGGCGGCGTCAAGCGCTGGCGGCTGCGCCGCGACCGCATCAGCGGCCCCGAAGCCCCGGCCTTCAACACCCAAACCCGACGCTTGACGGATTGCAACACCGGCCAGGTCTTCGAGCTTGGCCGCATCGCCCTGGAGGCTGGCCATGTCCGCTGA
- a CDS encoding DUF3164 family protein yields MTTATAIPDGYMEDAKGRLIPTAKVKEVDKLRDELTRNIVATAKGVQMAMRDFRANTLGDIQAFADLSAEKYGARRGGLKGNLSLLSFDGRYKVQVQISEHLAFDERLQAAKALIDECLTEWTQGSPDEIKAIINQAFAVDKEGRVNTGAILGLRRLDIQDPRWREAMEAIADSLRVVGSKKLLRVYERQDDGSYTPIALDLAAL; encoded by the coding sequence ATGACGACGGCTACGGCGATTCCCGACGGCTACATGGAAGACGCCAAGGGGCGGCTTATCCCCACCGCCAAGGTCAAGGAAGTGGACAAGCTGCGCGACGAGCTGACGCGCAACATCGTGGCCACGGCCAAGGGCGTGCAGATGGCCATGCGCGATTTCCGCGCCAACACCCTGGGCGACATCCAGGCTTTCGCCGACCTTTCGGCCGAGAAGTACGGGGCCAGGCGCGGCGGCCTCAAGGGCAATCTTTCGCTCTTGAGCTTCGACGGCCGCTACAAGGTGCAGGTGCAGATCAGCGAGCACCTGGCCTTTGACGAGCGCTTGCAGGCGGCCAAGGCGCTTATCGACGAGTGCCTGACCGAATGGACCCAGGGCAGCCCCGACGAGATCAAGGCCATCATCAACCAGGCCTTTGCCGTGGACAAGGAAGGCCGGGTCAACACCGGCGCGATCCTGGGCTTGCGGCGTCTCGACATCCAGGACCCGCGCTGGCGCGAGGCCATGGAGGCCATTGCCGACAGCCTGCGCGTGGTGGGCAGCAAGAAGCTCCTGCGCGTCTACGAGCGCCAGGACGACGGCTCCTACACCCCCATCGCCCTGGACCTGGCGGCGCTGTGA
- a CDS encoding putative holin, producing MSHKFHSPRLLACSVAAALLVAALSVVSPVQLPVMLYKLALVLLAGYVGYWLDRWLFPYARPDGYLAREWRAHDAAYPDDEADYAVVPGYASIFAAALLRRALIVLGVMLAVCLGL from the coding sequence ATGTCCCACAAGTTCCATTCCCCGCGTCTGCTCGCCTGTTCCGTGGCGGCCGCGTTGCTAGTGGCGGCGCTGTCCGTTGTGTCGCCGGTGCAGCTGCCGGTCATGCTCTACAAGCTCGCGCTGGTCCTGCTGGCCGGCTACGTGGGCTACTGGCTCGACCGCTGGCTGTTTCCCTACGCCAGGCCGGACGGCTACTTGGCCCGCGAATGGCGCGCCCACGACGCCGCCTACCCCGACGACGAGGCCGACTACGCCGTGGTGCCGGGCTACGCATCCATCTTCGCCGCCGCGCTGCTGCGTCGCGCCTTGATCGTGCTCGGCGTCATGCTGGCCGTGTGCCTGGGGCTGTAG
- a CDS encoding phage protein Gp37 has product MIAVIEEAIKHRLAAAALPYKPTIATYGGEFDAGLEQVVRRFPALWVAFDHDGPGKAINTAKDVWHIPATFVVMVGARNLRSEAAPRQGDGRNVGTYRMIADVRRLLTGQDLGLEIDPFTPGRARTVVSASLRSQAVSAFALEWHTVYPLRLREPDAPEPPLLERVGLNYHLLPDDGVPDAADLVALQGDKP; this is encoded by the coding sequence GTGATCGCCGTCATCGAGGAGGCCATAAAGCACCGCCTCGCGGCGGCGGCCCTGCCCTACAAGCCGACCATCGCCACCTACGGCGGCGAGTTCGACGCAGGCCTCGAACAGGTGGTGCGCCGCTTTCCGGCCCTGTGGGTCGCCTTCGACCACGACGGCCCGGGCAAGGCGATCAATACCGCCAAGGACGTCTGGCATATCCCGGCCACCTTCGTGGTCATGGTCGGGGCGCGAAACCTCCGCTCCGAGGCCGCCCCCCGCCAGGGCGACGGCCGCAACGTTGGCACCTACCGCATGATCGCGGACGTGCGCCGGCTGCTGACCGGGCAGGACCTGGGGCTCGAAATCGACCCTTTCACGCCGGGTCGCGCCCGCACCGTCGTGAGCGCCAGCCTGCGAAGCCAGGCCGTGTCCGCCTTCGCCCTGGAATGGCACACCGTCTATCCGTTGCGCCTGCGCGAACCGGATGCCCCGGAGCCGCCCCTGCTGGAGCGCGTGGGGCTCAACTATCACCTGCTGCCGGACGACGGCGTGCCCGACGCCGCCGACCTGGTCGCATTACAAGGAGACAAGCCGTGA